TGAGGCGGTTGGATGGATCGCCCCAATATGCCGTTGGCAGAATTCTGCCCCGTAGAAGTCAGAACAACCGCTTCTGGTAGCTCCCTTTCACTGGCAGCGCGTTGAAGCCGGCCGCCTGCAGATGCCCCACAAATTCTGCTGGGCCGTGCGTGCAGTAGATCTCGCGAGCGCCGACGCGTTCGGCCGTTTCCATCAACTCGTCGAAGTCGGCGTGATCCGACAGCGGCAGCGCGTGGTCGACGCCCCAGCGGTATTTCGTGCCGGGGTCGATCGCCCAGCCGGTGATCGCGATGCTCACCGGCCGGCGGATCCCGGCGAGGCGGAAGTCGCGCGCGCCTTGCGGCAATGTCATCACTGCGCGGCCGGGCAGCAGCGCCGGGTCGTAGAGTCGCATATCGCCGAGGTCGACGCCGCATTGGCGATAGACTTCGCTCACGGCGAAGATCGTCGGATGCTGCAGTACCGGGATGCCGGCGGCGGTGAGGATGCGGGTTGCTTCCTGCGACTTGCCGAGCGGATAGGCGTGCAGCACCGGCGTGGTGCCGTCGGCGATTGCCTCGCGCACCAGCGTTAGCAGACGCTCCACCGTTTCGCTCCGCGGAGGCATGCGGTAACGAGGCTTGCCGAACGTCGATTCCATCACCAGCACGTCGGCCCGCGGCAACTCGGCTCGCTCTGCGGTTGCCGATTCGCCAAGCTTAAAGTCGCCCGTGTAGAGGAGCGAGCCTTCGTCGCTTTCGAGCAGCGCCATCGCCGAGCCGAGGCAGTGGCCCGCGGGGTACGTCGTCAAGCGGACGTCGCCGAACTCGAACGGCCGGCGGTACGGAACTTCCACGACGCGCCGCATGGCGCCCATCCGCAACTTATAGAGCTTGCCGGTCTCCGGCGTGCAGTACGCGACCTCGTGCGGACCAATGTGGTCGGCATGGGCGTGTGAGACGAACCCATGCGGCTGCCGACGGCAGACGTCGAGCGCTAGCCGCGGGCGGTTGTAGAACAGACCTCGGTCCCAGTGAAACATTTGTACATTATTCCGCGTCGCGGCGGCGAACGCCAGATGGGGGCGAGGTTTCGGAATGCGGAGTCGATGGGTGCGATTTTACTTGCGACGGTGCTGGCGCCTGCCTAACGTGGCGGCATGGGACGCTCCGCTGCTTCATCGCTGCGAAACTCATTGAAGCTCGCTTATGCGAATGGCGCGCTGTGGGGCGCCGGCAGCGGGCTGGCGAGCGTCTCGCTGATCGCTTACTTTGCCCGCGAGTTGCACGCGGGTGGAACCGCGATCGCGTGGATTCTGGCGGCGCCGTCGCTGGCGGGCTTGCTGCGACTTGGCACGCCGTGGTGGTTGCATCGCGTGGCGAGCCGGCGGCGATTTTGCGTGATGATGTTTTTGGCGAGTGCGGCGACGTTGGCGGCGTTGCCGTTCGTTGCGGCGCCGAGTCGATTCGTCGATCCAAGCTGGTCGCTCGTGGCTCTCGGCTCGGCGTGGAGCCTCGCCCAGACGCTGGAGTTCATCGCCGTCGTCGGGCTGTGGTCGTGGTTCGGCGATTTGGTT
This sequence is a window from Lacipirellula parvula. Protein-coding genes within it:
- a CDS encoding MBL fold metallo-hydrolase yields the protein MFHWDRGLFYNRPRLALDVCRRQPHGFVSHAHADHIGPHEVAYCTPETGKLYKLRMGAMRRVVEVPYRRPFEFGDVRLTTYPAGHCLGSAMALLESDEGSLLYTGDFKLGESATAERAELPRADVLVMESTFGKPRYRMPPRSETVERLLTLVREAIADGTTPVLHAYPLGKSQEATRILTAAGIPVLQHPTIFAVSEVYRQCGVDLGDMRLYDPALLPGRAVMTLPQGARDFRLAGIRRPVSIAITGWAIDPGTKYRWGVDHALPLSDHADFDELMETAERVGAREIYCTHGPAEFVGHLQAAGFNALPVKGSYQKRLF